One window from the genome of Streptomyces sp. WZ-12 encodes:
- a CDS encoding DUF3037 domain-containing protein has protein sequence MSGLHNGRDVFEYALLKVVPRVERGEMINAGVVVYCRARRFVEARTHLDEARLLALDPTVDVAGVRAALCAVEGVCAGGARAGQAADDDPGQRFRWLIAPRSTIVQPGPVHTGLTVDPTVEAERLLELLVR, from the coding sequence GTGAGCGGACTGCACAATGGGCGCGACGTCTTCGAGTACGCGCTGCTGAAGGTCGTCCCGCGGGTCGAGCGCGGGGAGATGATCAACGCCGGGGTGGTGGTGTACTGCCGCGCGCGGCGGTTCGTCGAGGCGCGTACGCACCTGGACGAGGCCCGGCTGCTGGCGCTGGACCCCACCGTGGACGTGGCCGGCGTACGGGCCGCGCTGTGCGCCGTCGAAGGCGTCTGCGCGGGCGGCGCGCGGGCCGGCCAGGCCGCCGACGATGACCCGGGGCAGCGCTTCCGCTGGCTGATCGCGCCGCGCAGCACGATCGTCCAGCCGGGGCCGGTGCACACCGGGTTGACCGTCGATCCGACCGTGGAGGCGGAGCGGTTGTTGGAGCTGCTGGTGCGGTGA
- a CDS encoding HipA family kinase, whose protein sequence is MLTEVTATRYVTPLREGGSLPGIVEGDDCGTYIMKFIGAGQGRKTLVAEVICGELGRRLGLRVPDLVGMQLDPVIGLSEPDQEVQALLKASGGLNLGMDYLPGSLGFDPLAFEVSAREAGRVVWFDALINNVDRSWRNPNLLVWHGQLWLIDHGAAMIWHHNWPTAEKASARPYDASDHALATFGPDVAAAAEEFAPRITQELLDEIAADVPDEWLAGEPGFDSPDELRAAYVRTLLARARTISDHITIGQPTKDKPSQAPEWLAGKLPRRAVT, encoded by the coding sequence ATGCTGACCGAAGTCACAGCGACCCGCTACGTCACGCCATTGCGTGAGGGCGGGTCGCTTCCCGGGATCGTCGAGGGGGACGATTGCGGGACGTACATCATGAAGTTCATCGGCGCCGGGCAGGGCCGCAAGACGCTGGTCGCGGAGGTCATCTGCGGGGAGTTGGGGCGTCGGCTGGGGCTGCGGGTGCCCGATCTGGTGGGGATGCAGCTCGATCCGGTCATCGGACTGAGCGAGCCGGACCAGGAGGTCCAGGCGCTGCTGAAGGCCAGCGGGGGGCTGAATCTGGGGATGGACTACCTCCCCGGTTCGCTGGGGTTCGACCCGCTCGCCTTCGAGGTGAGCGCGCGCGAGGCCGGCCGGGTGGTGTGGTTCGACGCGCTGATCAACAACGTGGACCGGTCCTGGCGCAATCCCAACCTGCTGGTGTGGCACGGCCAGTTGTGGCTGATCGACCACGGCGCGGCGATGATCTGGCACCACAACTGGCCGACCGCCGAGAAGGCTTCGGCCCGGCCGTACGACGCCTCCGATCACGCGCTGGCGACGTTCGGGCCCGATGTGGCCGCCGCGGCCGAGGAGTTCGCGCCGCGGATCACCCAGGAGCTGCTCGACGAGATCGCCGCGGACGTGCCCGACGAGTGGCTGGCCGGCGAGCCCGGCTTCGACTCGCCGGACGAGCTGCGCGCGGCGTATGTGCGCACGCTGTTGGCCCGGGCGCGGACCATCAGCGACCACATCACCATCGGGCAGCCGACGAAGGACAAGCCGTCGCAGGCCCCGGAGTGGCTGGCGGGCAAGTTGCCGCGGAGGGCCGTGACGTGA
- a CDS encoding SDR family oxidoreductase: MTEQDSALPAPSGKVALITGASRGIGYGIAEALVARGDRVVITGRNEDALKEAAGTLGADRVLAVAGKAHDEAHQAAAVERTMETFGRVDYLVNNAGTNPVFGPIADLDLGVARKVFETNVVSALGFAQRTWHAWQKDNGGAIINIASIAGVAPSPFIGAYGISKAAMVNLTLQLAHEFAPAVRVNSIAPAVIKTKFAAALYEDREEEAAAAYPMGRLGVPEDIGGAAAFLLSDAAGWVTGQNLVVDGGLFLKAGV, encoded by the coding sequence ATGACAGAGCAGGACAGCGCTCTCCCGGCGCCCTCCGGCAAGGTCGCACTGATCACCGGGGCCAGCCGCGGCATCGGCTACGGCATCGCCGAGGCTCTCGTCGCCCGCGGCGACCGGGTGGTCATCACCGGGCGCAACGAGGACGCCCTCAAGGAGGCCGCCGGGACGCTGGGCGCCGACCGGGTGCTCGCCGTCGCCGGCAAGGCGCACGACGAGGCGCACCAGGCCGCCGCCGTCGAGCGGACCATGGAGACCTTCGGCCGGGTCGACTACCTGGTCAACAACGCCGGTACCAACCCGGTGTTCGGCCCGATAGCCGACCTCGACCTCGGCGTGGCGCGCAAGGTCTTCGAGACCAACGTCGTCTCGGCGCTCGGCTTCGCCCAACGCACCTGGCACGCCTGGCAGAAGGACAACGGCGGCGCGATCATCAACATCGCCTCGATCGCCGGCGTCGCGCCCTCACCGTTCATCGGCGCCTACGGGATCAGTAAGGCGGCGATGGTGAATCTGACGCTCCAACTGGCGCACGAGTTCGCGCCGGCGGTACGGGTCAACTCCATTGCCCCCGCGGTGATCAAGACCAAGTTCGCCGCCGCGCTCTACGAGGACCGTGAGGAGGAGGCGGCCGCCGCCTACCCGATGGGGCGGCTGGGCGTTCCGGAGGACATCGGCGGGGCCGCGGCCTTCCTGCTGTCCGACGCGGCCGGTTGGGTCACCGGGCAGAACCTCGTCGTGGACGGCGGACTGTTCCTGAAGGCCGGGGTGTGA
- a CDS encoding S9 family peptidase encodes MPREFAVSPDGRRVVFVRTGSGRDPVGRLWEYAEGEERLLADPALLVGAGAEDVPEEERLRRERARERSVGVVGFAIDDAARVVAFALSGALWAVRTDGGAPFAVPAAGPVVDPRPSPDGRHVAYVTGRCLHVVGLEGDDDRQLARAEGPEVSYGLADFTAAESMGRSRGYWWAPDGHRLLVARVDTSSMERRYLSDPADPSRPPRMIRYPSAGTANAEVTAHLLTLDGGRTEVRWDRGAYEYLVDAGWDAHGPFLAVQSRDQGVLRTLAVDPATGATEVRHERTDPAWVELVPGTPSRTAAGALVLPEDAGGTRFLTVGGQRVTPEGLQLREVLGVEGERVLFTGSEEPTETHVWRYEPGAGCRRLSGGPGVWTGTGRGGTTVVAGLTPDGHEVRVLRDDEVEPRPSGTIASFAEEPLVASRPIHLTLGERELRACLYFPSGHRQGTKRLPVLLDPYGGPGMQLAVRARGWTGCVSQWFAEQGFAVLVTDGRGTPGRGPLWEKAVHGDQLGPALEDQVNAVRAAGEHFPDLDLGRVAIRGWSFGGFLAAAAVLHRPDVFHAAVAGAPPTDQRMYDAHWKERFLGHPDEHPENYARSSLVGSGHLLRRPLLLIHGLADDNVAVAHTLRFSAELLAAGRPHTVLPLPGATHLPADDAVNANLLRFQRDFLKGALPAPEESAAAR; translated from the coding sequence ATACCAAGGGAGTTCGCCGTCTCCCCCGACGGTAGGCGCGTGGTGTTCGTCCGCACCGGCTCGGGCCGCGATCCCGTGGGGCGGCTGTGGGAGTACGCGGAAGGAGAGGAGCGGCTGTTGGCCGATCCGGCGCTCCTGGTAGGGGCCGGCGCCGAGGACGTCCCGGAAGAGGAGCGCCTGCGGCGCGAGCGGGCGCGGGAGCGTTCCGTGGGCGTGGTGGGGTTCGCGATCGATGACGCGGCGCGAGTGGTGGCGTTCGCGCTGTCCGGCGCGCTGTGGGCGGTACGGACGGACGGCGGCGCGCCGTTCGCGGTACCGGCCGCCGGGCCGGTGGTCGACCCCAGGCCGTCGCCGGACGGGCGGCACGTCGCGTATGTGACCGGGCGCTGCCTGCACGTCGTCGGCCTGGAGGGCGACGACGACCGGCAACTGGCGCGGGCCGAGGGGCCCGAGGTCTCCTACGGGCTCGCCGACTTCACCGCCGCCGAGTCGATGGGCCGGTCGCGCGGCTACTGGTGGGCGCCGGACGGTCACCGCCTCCTGGTGGCGCGGGTCGACACCTCCTCAATGGAGCGGCGCTACCTCAGCGACCCGGCGGACCCGTCCCGTCCACCGCGGATGATCCGCTACCCGTCGGCGGGTACCGCCAACGCCGAGGTGACGGCGCATCTGCTGACCCTCGACGGCGGCCGCACAGAGGTCCGTTGGGACCGCGGGGCGTACGAGTACCTGGTGGACGCCGGCTGGGACGCCCACGGCCCGTTCCTGGCCGTACAGAGCCGCGACCAGGGCGTGCTGCGGACGCTCGCGGTCGATCCGGCGACCGGCGCCACCGAAGTGCGGCACGAGCGGACCGATCCCGCCTGGGTGGAACTGGTACCCGGCACCCCGTCCCGTACGGCAGCCGGCGCCCTGGTGCTCCCGGAGGACGCGGGCGGCACCCGCTTCCTGACCGTGGGCGGGCAACGGGTCACGCCCGAGGGCCTGCAACTGCGCGAGGTGTTGGGCGTCGAGGGCGAGCGGGTGCTGTTCACGGGCAGCGAGGAGCCGACGGAGACCCATGTGTGGCGCTATGAGCCCGGCGCCGGGTGCCGTCGTCTGAGCGGCGGCCCTGGCGTCTGGACGGGCACCGGGCGCGGGGGCACGACCGTTGTGGCGGGCCTGACGCCGGACGGACACGAGGTGCGCGTCCTACGGGACGACGAGGTGGAGCCGCGGCCGTCCGGGACCATCGCCTCGTTCGCCGAGGAGCCGCTGGTCGCGTCGCGGCCGATCCATCTCACCCTGGGTGAACGGGAGTTGCGTGCGTGCCTGTACTTCCCGTCCGGGCACCGCCAGGGCACGAAGCGGCTGCCGGTGCTGCTCGACCCGTACGGGGGCCCGGGGATGCAGCTCGCCGTACGGGCGCGGGGGTGGACCGGTTGCGTGTCCCAGTGGTTCGCCGAGCAGGGCTTCGCGGTCCTGGTGACGGACGGGCGCGGTACGCCCGGGCGCGGCCCCCTCTGGGAGAAGGCCGTCCACGGCGACCAGTTGGGGCCGGCGTTGGAGGACCAGGTGAACGCGGTGCGCGCGGCGGGGGAGCACTTCCCCGATCTGGACCTCGGGCGGGTGGCGATCCGCGGTTGGTCGTTCGGCGGGTTCCTGGCCGCGGCGGCGGTCCTGCACCGCCCGGACGTCTTCCACGCGGCGGTCGCCGGCGCCCCGCCCACCGACCAGCGGATGTACGACGCCCACTGGAAGGAGCGGTTCCTGGGCCACCCCGACGAGCATCCGGAGAACTATGCGCGCTCCTCCCTGGTCGGCAGCGGCCACCTGCTGCGCCGCCCGCTGCTGCTCATCCACGGGCTGGCCGACGACAACGTCGCCGTCGCGCACACCCTGCGGTTCTCCGCCGAGCTGCTGGCCGCGGGCCGTCCGCACACCGTGCTGCCGCTACCGGGCGCCACGCACCTGCCCGCCGACGACGCGGTCAACGCCAACCTGCTGCGCTTCCAACGGGACTTCCTCAAGGGCGCGTTGCCCGCCCCGGAGGAGAGCGCCGCGGCACGGTAG
- a CDS encoding SRPBCC domain-containing protein produces the protein MYVTEVSRYIDAPPAAVYQALLDPQAVAKWRAPNGMSCRVHAFDVRIGGAFRISLTYEDELAYGDGLIHEGGLSYEDELTHEDGVACDEGVAYDEGRGNAGKSTARTDTYHGRFVALVPYEKVVEVLQFATDDARFAGTMTITTTLVPTGDGTTVVLVHEGVPDAVPRADNEAGTRMTLTNLARWVEGGG, from the coding sequence ATGTACGTGACAGAGGTGTCCCGCTACATCGATGCCCCGCCCGCCGCCGTCTACCAAGCCCTGCTCGACCCGCAGGCCGTCGCCAAGTGGCGGGCCCCGAACGGCATGAGCTGCCGGGTGCACGCCTTCGACGTCCGTATCGGCGGCGCCTTCCGCATCTCGCTCACCTACGAGGACGAGCTCGCCTATGGGGATGGACTCATCCACGAAGGCGGGCTCAGCTACGAGGACGAGCTCACCCACGAGGACGGGGTCGCCTGCGACGAGGGGGTCGCCTACGACGAGGGGCGGGGCAACGCCGGGAAGTCGACGGCACGCACCGACACCTACCACGGGCGGTTCGTGGCGCTGGTGCCCTACGAGAAGGTCGTCGAGGTGCTCCAATTCGCCACGGACGACGCGCGGTTCGCCGGCACCATGACGATCACCACCACCCTGGTGCCCACGGGTGACGGCACCACCGTGGTGCTCGTCCACGAGGGAGTGCCCGACGCCGTCCCCCGGGCGGACAACGAAGCGGGCACGCGCATGACCCTGACCAACCTCGCCCGCTGGGTCGAAGGCGGCGGCTGA
- a CDS encoding acyl-CoA synthetase — MNVLFPALRDGSPAPALRFGDRALSHRQLAAVAGPLAERIDELTPGSGATRVAIWATPTLETAVGVVAALLAGAAAVPINPKIGERELAHIVADSLPSLVLAEPGADLPGPLATLPRLDVEVVEPDEQQLPGPLPLEPGDESPALIVYTSGTTGPPKGVVLPRRALAHTLDALEDAWQWTADDVLVHALPLFHVHGLILGILGPLRRGGSVHHLGRFSTEAVARELSADGTMLFGVPTMYHRLALDAGENADLAAALGRARLLVSGSAALPLTDHARLTAATGRRVIERYGMTETLMNTSVRADGPDSTGTVGVPLPGVYVRLVDDAGQTIEGSDGETVGEIQVRGPNLFSEYLNRPDATDAAFDGGWFRTGDMAVRDATGNYRIVGRKATDLIKSGGYKIGAGEIENALLAHPGVAEAAVTGEPDEDLGERIVAWIVPVTGPDAGPRPDAQELADHVARQLAPHKRPRTVHFLEALPRNDMGKILKRDLRAATPPAGAGDA; from the coding sequence GTGAACGTGCTCTTCCCCGCACTGCGCGACGGCTCGCCCGCCCCCGCGCTGCGCTTCGGCGACCGTGCGCTCAGCCATCGCCAACTGGCCGCCGTGGCCGGCCCACTCGCCGAACGGATCGACGAGCTCACCCCCGGCAGCGGCGCCACCCGCGTCGCGATCTGGGCGACGCCGACGCTGGAGACGGCCGTGGGCGTGGTCGCCGCGCTGCTCGCCGGAGCGGCCGCGGTGCCGATCAACCCCAAGATCGGCGAGCGCGAGTTGGCGCACATCGTGGCGGACAGCCTCCCCTCCCTCGTCCTGGCCGAGCCGGGCGCCGACCTGCCCGGCCCACTGGCCACGCTCCCCCGCCTCGACGTGGAGGTCGTCGAGCCCGACGAGCAACAACTGCCCGGCCCCCTCCCGTTGGAGCCCGGCGACGAGTCCCCCGCCCTCATCGTCTACACCTCCGGCACCACCGGCCCACCCAAGGGCGTCGTCCTCCCCCGGCGCGCCCTCGCCCACACCCTCGACGCCCTGGAGGACGCCTGGCAGTGGACGGCCGACGACGTGCTGGTCCACGCCCTCCCCCTGTTCCACGTCCACGGCCTGATCCTCGGCATCCTCGGGCCGTTGCGCCGCGGCGGCAGCGTCCACCACCTCGGGCGCTTCAGCACCGAGGCGGTCGCCCGGGAGCTGTCCGCGGACGGCACGATGCTCTTCGGCGTACCGACGATGTACCACCGCCTCGCCCTCGACGCCGGGGAGAACGCCGACCTCGCCGCGGCGTTGGGCCGCGCCCGCCTGCTGGTCTCCGGCTCCGCCGCGCTGCCGCTCACCGACCACGCACGGCTCACCGCCGCCACCGGCCGCCGGGTGATCGAGCGCTACGGCATGACCGAGACGTTGATGAACACCAGCGTCCGCGCGGACGGCCCGGACTCCACCGGCACCGTCGGCGTCCCCCTCCCCGGCGTCTACGTCCGGCTGGTGGACGACGCGGGCCAGACCATAGAGGGGAGCGACGGCGAAACGGTCGGCGAGATCCAGGTGCGGGGCCCGAACCTCTTCTCCGAGTACCTCAACCGCCCCGACGCCACCGACGCCGCGTTCGACGGCGGCTGGTTCCGCACCGGCGACATGGCCGTGCGGGACGCCACCGGCAACTACCGCATCGTCGGCCGGAAGGCCACCGACCTCATCAAGAGCGGCGGCTACAAGATCGGCGCCGGCGAGATCGAGAACGCCCTGCTGGCACACCCGGGCGTCGCCGAGGCGGCCGTCACCGGCGAGCCCGACGAGGACCTGGGCGAGCGGATCGTCGCCTGGATCGTGCCCGTCACGGGCCCCGATGCAGGCCCGCGCCCGGACGCCCAGGAGCTCGCCGACCACGTCGCCCGCCAACTCGCGCCGCACAAGCGCCCCCGCACCGTGCACTTCCTCGAAGCCCTCCCCCGCAATGACATGGGCAAGATCCTCAAGCGGGACCTCCGGGCGGCCACACCCCCCGCGGGAGCCGGCGATGCATGA
- the fabG gene encoding 3-oxoacyl-ACP reductase FabG, with product MSTTEQRVAIVTGAARGIGAATAVRLAAEGRAVAVLDLDESACKDTVGKIIAAGGRAVAIGCDVSDSDQVAAAVDRVASELGAPTILVNNAGVLRDNLLFKMSDTDWDTVMNVHLRGAFLMSRACQKHMVDAKFGRIVNLSSSSALGNRGQVNYSAAKAGLQGFTKTLAIELGKFGVTANAVAPGFIATDMTAATAARVGMDFEDFKTAAATQIPVHRVGDPDDIANAIAFFTGEAAGFVSGQVLYVAGGPLC from the coding sequence ATGTCCACCACCGAGCAGCGCGTCGCCATCGTGACGGGCGCGGCCCGCGGCATCGGCGCGGCCACCGCCGTCCGCCTGGCCGCCGAGGGTCGCGCCGTCGCCGTACTCGACCTCGACGAGTCGGCCTGCAAGGACACCGTCGGGAAGATCATCGCGGCCGGCGGCCGGGCCGTCGCGATCGGCTGCGACGTCTCGGACAGTGACCAGGTGGCGGCCGCGGTCGACCGGGTCGCCTCGGAGCTCGGCGCGCCGACCATCCTGGTCAACAACGCGGGCGTGCTCCGCGACAACCTGCTGTTCAAGATGAGCGACACCGACTGGGACACCGTCATGAACGTGCACCTGCGCGGTGCGTTCCTGATGTCGCGGGCCTGTCAGAAGCACATGGTGGACGCCAAGTTCGGCCGGATCGTCAACCTCTCCTCCAGCTCGGCGCTCGGCAACCGCGGTCAGGTCAACTACTCGGCTGCCAAGGCCGGTTTGCAGGGCTTCACCAAGACCCTCGCCATCGAGCTCGGCAAGTTCGGCGTCACCGCCAACGCCGTCGCCCCCGGCTTCATCGCCACCGACATGACCGCCGCCACCGCCGCCCGCGTCGGCATGGACTTCGAGGACTTCAAGACCGCGGCCGCCACCCAGATCCCGGTACACCGCGTCGGCGACCCCGACGACATCGCCAACGCCATCGCCTTCTTCACCGGCGAGGCGGCCGGGTTCGTCTCCGGCCAGGTCCTGTACGTCGCCGGCGGCCCGCTCTGCTGA
- a CDS encoding pyridoxamine 5'-phosphate oxidase family protein, with protein MTETPRTAGTDDATTTQRRGRRIMMSPDELDAFLAAQRTCRVATVAGDGAPHVGALWFVWDGAALWLYSITRSRRWAQLRKDPRLAVLVDDGHAYGELRGAELTGRAEFVGEAPRAGDPCPELAAPERLFAQKYFGLGEMPHDGRHAWLRLTPDAVVSWDFGKIPG; from the coding sequence ATGACCGAGACACCGCGCACGGCCGGCACGGACGACGCGACCACGACCCAACGGCGCGGACGCCGGATCATGATGAGCCCGGACGAGCTGGACGCCTTCCTGGCGGCGCAGCGGACCTGCCGGGTCGCGACGGTCGCCGGCGACGGCGCACCGCACGTCGGCGCGCTGTGGTTCGTCTGGGACGGGGCGGCGCTGTGGCTGTACTCGATCACCCGCAGCCGGCGGTGGGCGCAGCTCCGCAAGGACCCGCGGCTCGCGGTGCTCGTCGACGACGGCCATGCCTACGGAGAGTTGCGCGGCGCCGAACTGACCGGGCGCGCGGAGTTCGTCGGCGAGGCGCCGCGCGCGGGGGACCCCTGCCCCGAACTGGCCGCTCCGGAGCGGCTCTTCGCGCAGAAGTACTTCGGGCTCGGGGAGATGCCGCACGACGGCCGGCACGCCTGGCTGCGGCTGACGCCCGATGCGGTGGTGTCCTGGGACTTCGGCAAGATCCCGGGCTGA
- a CDS encoding MFS transporter, with amino-acid sequence MPLVANTPVEKMTAPYPRRRWALLVLCLSLLIVVMANTSLIVAAPDMTRDLGLSSSDLQWVIDGYTVPYAALMLVLGAIGDKYSRRGALLAGLVIFASGAVLGSLVHQTELVITARAVMGVGAAVVMPATLSLLVAIFPKGERAGAITAWTATSGLAIAIGPLVAGWLLGEHSWGSTFLINVPVAVVALVGALVLVPPSKAANMGRIDYVGGLLSIVSIGCLIYATIEGPHFGWGAAPITAAALAGAGLIAFVAWELRHPHPMLDVRKFRQREFAGSMIAVLLFFFGTFGALYYATQHLQFVLGYGPLATGVRLLPLAGAVFLGAAVTGRLTPRLGVKAMVVTGMAIGTAGVLLLTLVDKGSTYADFLAPMMLLGFAIGLSVSPATDTIMGSFPEAQLGVGGGANDTALELGGSLGIAVLGSLLGTAYREELTDLVGRHLPPAALGAAKDSVGGGLAVAERLAHDPAVGPERAAPLVSAVHEAFARAVAHTSLIGGAIMAAGVLLVLIVLPAGARHDTGPTGNPRRRGRPTPRPTEARARHGHERP; translated from the coding sequence ATGCCGCTCGTCGCGAACACGCCGGTCGAGAAGATGACCGCGCCCTATCCACGGCGCCGCTGGGCGCTGCTCGTGCTGTGCCTCAGCCTGTTGATCGTGGTCATGGCCAACACGTCCCTGATAGTCGCGGCGCCGGACATGACCCGGGACCTGGGGCTCAGCAGCAGCGACCTCCAGTGGGTCATCGACGGCTACACCGTCCCGTATGCCGCGTTGATGCTGGTTCTGGGCGCGATCGGCGACAAGTACAGCCGGCGCGGGGCGTTGCTCGCGGGGCTCGTGATCTTCGCCAGCGGCGCGGTGTTGGGCAGCCTGGTGCACCAGACCGAACTGGTCATCACCGCCCGCGCCGTCATGGGCGTCGGCGCCGCCGTGGTCATGCCCGCCACCCTCTCCCTCTTGGTCGCGATCTTCCCGAAGGGTGAACGGGCCGGCGCCATCACGGCCTGGACCGCCACCTCAGGGCTGGCCATCGCGATCGGCCCCCTGGTTGCCGGATGGCTGCTCGGGGAGCACTCCTGGGGCTCCACCTTCCTGATCAACGTCCCGGTTGCCGTCGTCGCCCTCGTTGGCGCGCTGGTCCTCGTGCCGCCGTCCAAGGCGGCGAACATGGGACGGATCGACTACGTGGGAGGGCTGCTCTCCATCGTCTCCATCGGGTGCCTCATCTACGCGACCATCGAGGGGCCGCACTTCGGATGGGGCGCCGCGCCGATCACCGCGGCCGCGCTCGCCGGCGCGGGCCTGATCGCGTTCGTCGCGTGGGAACTCAGGCACCCACATCCCATGTTGGACGTCCGGAAGTTCCGGCAGCGGGAGTTCGCCGGCTCGATGATCGCGGTGCTGCTCTTCTTCTTCGGCACGTTCGGCGCGCTCTACTACGCCACCCAGCACCTCCAATTCGTCCTCGGATACGGCCCGTTGGCCACCGGTGTGCGGCTGCTGCCGCTGGCCGGCGCCGTCTTCCTCGGCGCCGCGGTGACCGGCCGACTGACCCCACGACTCGGCGTGAAGGCCATGGTCGTGACCGGCATGGCGATCGGCACCGCCGGGGTGCTCCTGCTCACGCTCGTCGACAAGGGCTCCACGTACGCCGACTTCCTGGCCCCGATGATGCTCCTCGGCTTCGCCATCGGCCTGAGCGTCTCCCCGGCCACCGACACCATCATGGGCTCGTTCCCGGAGGCCCAACTGGGCGTCGGCGGCGGCGCCAACGACACGGCGCTGGAACTCGGAGGCTCCCTCGGCATCGCCGTCCTCGGCTCGCTGCTCGGCACGGCATACCGGGAGGAACTGACCGATCTGGTTGGCCGGCACCTCCCGCCGGCGGCCCTGGGGGCTGCCAAGGACTCGGTGGGCGGTGGCCTGGCCGTGGCCGAACGCCTCGCACACGACCCGGCCGTCGGGCCGGAGCGCGCGGCGCCGCTGGTGAGCGCGGTCCACGAGGCGTTCGCCCGGGCCGTCGCCCACACCAGCCTCATCGGCGGCGCCATCATGGCCGCCGGTGTGCTGCTCGTCCTCATCGTGCTGCCGGCCGGCGCGCGGCACGACACCGGTCCGACGGGGAACCCGCGGCGGCGGGGAAGGCCCACGCCGAGGCCCACTGAGGCGAGGGCCAGGCATGGGCACGAGCGCCCGTAG
- a CDS encoding cysteine hydrolase: protein MPSDSGLVAQVDPATTVLLTVECQRGVVGADSALPELAEVARTSGALVRIARLVAAAHEAGVQVLHAVAERRPDGRGASSNARLFRAAERLPVRQLTGSTAVRVADPIPVAEEDLVVRRLHGLSPLAGTDVDALLRNFGCRTLVVTGVSANVAIPNAVFDAVNLGYTAVVPADAIAGVPADYTPAMVRNTLSLVATITTADAVLDCWRRPRRAR, encoded by the coding sequence GTGCCTTCGGACTCCGGGCTCGTCGCGCAGGTGGACCCGGCCACGACGGTGCTGCTCACCGTCGAGTGCCAACGTGGAGTCGTCGGGGCCGACAGCGCGTTGCCCGAGCTGGCCGAAGTGGCGCGCACCTCTGGGGCGTTGGTGCGGATCGCCCGCCTGGTGGCGGCGGCGCACGAGGCCGGTGTCCAGGTGCTGCACGCGGTCGCCGAACGGCGTCCCGACGGCCGTGGCGCCAGCAGCAACGCCCGGCTCTTCCGCGCGGCCGAACGACTGCCGGTGCGGCAGCTCACCGGATCCACGGCGGTGCGCGTCGCCGACCCCATCCCGGTGGCGGAGGAGGACCTGGTGGTGCGCAGGCTGCACGGCCTCTCCCCTCTGGCCGGCACCGACGTCGACGCGCTGCTCCGCAACTTCGGCTGCCGCACGCTCGTCGTCACCGGGGTCTCGGCGAACGTGGCGATCCCCAATGCCGTGTTCGACGCGGTCAACCTCGGTTACACCGCGGTGGTTCCGGCGGACGCCATCGCGGGGGTGCCCGCCGACTACACCCCCGCGATGGTCCGCAACACCCTCTCCCTGGTCGCCACCATCACCACCGCCGACGCCGTCCTCGACTGCTGGCGGCGCCCGCGCCGCGCCCGTTGA
- a CDS encoding TetR/AcrR family transcriptional regulator, with translation MNKPVAREPVRRNARSNRARILATARDELGRNPDATLEEIARAAGVVRRTLFGHFPGRAALLEALADEASEALRDAAEQRPDAAEPPERAFARFVLSMWPVGDCYRLLLALARRDLGVERVTEVLAPAREEATALLERGQASGVFHAHVPPAALSAGLEALTLALLESVNSGAWEDDGRRTATAILLAAGVPERRAQDVVDDVASELP, from the coding sequence GTGAACAAGCCCGTGGCCCGCGAGCCCGTGAGGCGCAACGCGCGCTCCAACCGGGCGCGCATCCTGGCCACGGCCCGGGACGAACTCGGCCGGAACCCGGACGCCACGCTGGAGGAGATCGCGCGGGCCGCCGGCGTCGTGCGCCGCACGCTCTTCGGCCACTTCCCCGGGCGCGCCGCCCTCTTGGAGGCCCTGGCCGACGAGGCGTCCGAGGCGCTGCGCGACGCGGCGGAGCAGCGGCCGGACGCCGCGGAGCCGCCCGAGCGGGCCTTTGCGCGCTTCGTGCTGTCGATGTGGCCGGTGGGCGACTGCTACCGGCTGCTCCTGGCCCTCGCGCGCCGGGACTTGGGCGTGGAGCGGGTGACCGAAGTCCTGGCTCCGGCACGCGAGGAGGCCACCGCCCTACTGGAGCGGGGGCAGGCATCCGGCGTGTTCCACGCCCACGTCCCGCCGGCGGCCCTCAGCGCGGGGCTGGAGGCCCTCACCCTGGCGCTCCTTGAGAGCGTCAACTCGGGCGCGTGGGAGGACGACGGGCGGCGGACGGCCACCGCGATCCTGCTGGCCGCCGGCGTCCCGGAGCGCCGCGCACAGGACGTCGTCGACGACGTCGCCTCGGAACTTCCCTAA